One window from the genome of Perca flavescens isolate YP-PL-M2 chromosome 17, PFLA_1.0, whole genome shotgun sequence encodes:
- the prokr1b gene encoding prokineticin receptor 1b translates to MGDSNISHVVAAYTEMQESLPAGKLDHYMDSYDLDYGIPPDEIPDTTQGQAFFVATIVIGVVLVCIMLVCGFGNLIFIATLTRYKKLRNLTNLLIANLAISDFIVAVVCCPFLVDYYVVKQLSWNHGLVLCASVNYLRTVSLYVSTNALLAIAVDRYMAIVHPLRPRMKFQTAYCLITGVWIVPILISIPSAYFASETMYPHGSTTPTTHKVFCAQIWPVDQQAYYRSYFLFVFAVEFVGPVIVMAMCYTQISRELWFKNVPGFQTEQIRKRLRCRRKTVMVLIAILTAYIMCWAPYYGFTILRDFHPTLISRQKNSLVAFYIIECIAMSNSMINTLCFVSVKNNTVKYLRKMVLLRWRSTYAPSKTVDEMDIRDSSMPGTEEIECIHLR, encoded by the exons ATGGGGGACTCCAACATTAGCCATGTGGTAGCAGCTTATACAGAGATGCAGGAGAGTCTTCCAGCAGGCAAGTTGGATCATTACATGGACAGCTATGATTTGGACTACGGCATCCCTCCTGATGAGATCCCAGACACGACGCAGGGCCAGGCTTTCTTTGTGGCCACCATTGTTATTGGTGTGGTGCTTGTCTGCATCATGCTTGTCTGTGGGTTTGGAAACTTGATATTCATTGCCACGCTGACACGCTACAAAAAGCTCCGCAACCTCACCAACCTGCTAATTGCCAATCTGGCCATCTCAGATTTCATTGTGGCAGTGGTGTGCTGCCCGTTCCTGGTAGACTACTATGTGGTGAAACAGCTTTCGTGGAATCATGGATTAGTGTTGTGTGCCTCTGTCAACTATCTCCGTACAGTGTCCCTCTACGTGTCCACAAATGCATTGCTTGCCATTGCGGTTGACAG GTACATGGCTATAGTCCATCCTCTGAGGCCACGTATGAAGTTCCAAACTGCCTACTGCCTTATTACAGGAGTCTGGATTGTTCCCATTCTGATATCAATTCCCTCTGCCTACTTTGCCTCTGAGACCATGTACCCTCATGGCAGCACCACCCCAACCACACACAAAGTGTTCTGTGCCCAGATATGGCCTGTGGACCAGCAGGCCTACTACCGGTCCtacttcctgtttgtttttgctgtgGAGTTTGTTGGGCCCGTGATTGTCATGGCAATGTGTTACACCCAAATTTCCCGCGAGCTCTGGTTCAAGAATGTCCCAGGCTTTCAGACGGAGCAGATTAGGAAGAGGTTGCGTTGTCGGCGCAAGACAGTGATGGTCCTGATCGCGATTTTGACAGCGTACATAATGTGCTGGGCGCCGTACTATGGCTTCACCATCCTACGAGATTTCCACCCAACGCTCATCTCCCGCCAGAAGAACTCCTTGGTGGCCTTCTACATCATTGAGTGCATTGCCATGAGCAACAGCATGATTAATACCTTATGTTTTGTCAGCGTTAAGAACAACACAGTTAAGTACTTAAGGAAGATGGTACTGCTGCGCTGGAGGTCAACATATGCACCCAGTAAGACTGTGGATGAGATGGATATTAGGGACTCATCCATGCCTGGAACAGAGGAGATTGAATGCATTCACTTGAGGTGA